One window of the Leptospira ryugenii genome contains the following:
- a CDS encoding RsmE family RNA methyltransferase: MSGRLVFFRNPFNPESKLSLTREEASHVKARRLSPGDQIEFRNGLGRSFQYEIQHETLAVRLLGQTEHALPPKREIAIALPKGQRLDFLIEKGTELGLTHIYFLLLERSIRKEFNQERAERLVREAASQSNQHHLLQFSLLSWKDLVQAKRDSLLVLHPQAEEFVKLSDWKGGMIPVVGPEGGWSKEEEALWRGEKIPERALPGGILRTETAGLAAASFLLLSG; this comes from the coding sequence GTGTCAGGCCGCCTCGTCTTTTTTCGAAATCCATTCAATCCCGAATCAAAACTTTCTCTCACTCGTGAAGAGGCTAGCCATGTGAAAGCCAGACGGTTGTCACCTGGTGACCAGATTGAATTCAGAAATGGTTTGGGTAGGTCCTTTCAGTATGAAATCCAACATGAGACTCTCGCAGTACGCCTATTAGGGCAAACAGAACATGCACTGCCTCCAAAACGAGAGATAGCCATTGCTCTGCCCAAAGGGCAACGGCTGGATTTCCTAATAGAAAAGGGCACAGAACTTGGTCTGACTCATATTTACTTTTTACTTCTGGAAAGGTCGATCCGAAAGGAGTTCAATCAGGAACGCGCCGAACGTTTGGTACGGGAAGCAGCATCGCAATCAAACCAACACCACCTTTTGCAATTCAGCCTTCTTTCCTGGAAAGATTTGGTCCAAGCCAAAAGGGACTCGCTTTTGGTCTTACACCCTCAGGCGGAAGAATTTGTAAAGCTTTCCGATTGGAAAGGAGGTATGATCCCTGTTGTTGGCCCAGAAGGTGGCTGGTCGAAAGAGGAAGAAGCATTGTGGAGAGGGGAAAAGATCCCTGAGAGGGCTTTGCCTGGAGGGATATTACGTACCGAAACTGCCGGCTTGGCAGCAGCTTCGTTTTTGTTGCTCTCGGGATAG